A window of the Cystobacter fuscus genome harbors these coding sequences:
- a CDS encoding thiolase family protein — protein MSEAFIVDAVRTPIGRYRGALKGFRPDDLAGHVLRELVKRQNLDPAQVDEVFLGCANQAGEDNRNVARMALLLAGLPTSVPGVTVNRLCASGLEAIIQASRMIRLGEADIVLAGGVESMTRAPWSMPKPEDGFPSGKFEGWDTALGWRYPNPKLAALFPLEQMGETAENVASRYNVSREDQDRFALGSHQKAVIAQKEGRFADELVAVEQPQRKGPALRVDADEGPRADTSLEKLASLKAAFREGGSVTAGNSSTLNDGASAVLLMSERALKASGATPLARCASNASAGVDPQYMGVGPIPAATKALARVGWKADELDLTELNEAFAAQALACIRELGLAPERVNVNGGGIALGHPLGSSGARIVTTLVHEMKRRGAKRGLATLCVGVGQGLALTLER, from the coding sequence ATGTCCGAAGCCTTCATCGTCGACGCCGTCCGCACCCCCATTGGCCGCTACCGGGGAGCCCTCAAGGGCTTCCGCCCGGATGACCTCGCCGGCCATGTGCTGCGTGAGCTGGTCAAGCGCCAGAACCTGGACCCCGCCCAGGTGGACGAGGTGTTCCTCGGCTGCGCCAACCAGGCGGGCGAGGACAACCGCAACGTCGCCCGCATGGCCCTGTTGCTCGCCGGGCTGCCCACGAGCGTGCCCGGCGTGACGGTCAACCGCCTGTGCGCCAGCGGCCTGGAGGCCATCATCCAGGCCAGCCGGATGATCCGCCTGGGCGAGGCGGACATCGTCCTGGCCGGAGGCGTGGAGTCCATGACCCGCGCCCCCTGGTCCATGCCCAAGCCCGAGGACGGCTTCCCCTCGGGCAAGTTCGAGGGCTGGGACACCGCACTCGGCTGGCGCTACCCCAACCCGAAGCTCGCGGCGCTCTTCCCCCTGGAGCAGATGGGCGAGACGGCCGAGAACGTGGCCTCGCGCTACAACGTCTCGCGCGAGGACCAGGATCGCTTCGCCCTCGGCTCGCACCAGAAGGCCGTCATCGCCCAGAAAGAGGGCCGCTTCGCCGACGAGTTGGTCGCGGTGGAGCAGCCCCAGCGCAAGGGGCCCGCCCTGCGCGTGGACGCCGACGAGGGCCCCCGTGCGGACACCTCGCTGGAGAAGCTCGCCTCGCTCAAGGCCGCCTTCCGCGAGGGCGGCAGCGTGACGGCGGGCAACTCCTCGACGCTCAACGATGGCGCCTCCGCGGTGCTGCTGATGAGCGAGCGGGCCCTGAAGGCCTCCGGTGCCACGCCCCTGGCGCGCTGCGCGAGCAACGCCAGCGCCGGCGTGGATCCCCAGTACATGGGCGTGGGCCCCATCCCCGCCGCGACCAAGGCCCTGGCGCGCGTGGGCTGGAAGGCGGATGAGCTCGACCTGACGGAGCTGAACGAGGCCTTCGCGGCCCAGGCGCTCGCGTGCATTCGCGAGTTGGGGCTCGCTCCCGAGCGCGTCAACGTCAACGGCGGCGGCATCGCCCTGGGCCATCCCCTGGGCTCGAGCGGCGCGCGCATCGTCACCACCCTGGTGCACGAGATGAAGCGGCGTGGCGCGAAGCGGGGGCTCGCCACGCTCTGTGTTGGCGTCGGACAGGGACTCGCCCTCACCCTGGAGCGATAA
- a CDS encoding aldehyde dehydrogenase family protein, with the protein MSFRITYSVLDADLSQLHAEFDKALSAVRGKLGAEHPSFISGEPWRGGDLLDSRNPANQELLGRFHRTPLSEVDRVVRVSREAQKKWGATPWQERARILKRAADLISERRMELAAIMTLEVGKTRLESLGDVEESADLLRYYAGQLEEAQGFVKPLARLSPKEDTRSVLRPYGVFVVISPFNFPLALAAGMSAGVLLGGNTVILKPSEETPWCAEGLYQALHDAGLPRGVFQLVHGEGESLGAALVSHPGIDGVNFTGSQPVGMEIHRRLTAQSVRPCFLELGGKNPAIVCRDADLEAAIEGCYRSGFGLSGQKCSALSRIYVHEDLKRDFIAGLAEKARATRAADPSLASTYLGPVINDAAVKRFERAVAEARQGGTVHAGGGRPQLEGALAQGHFVEATVVEVPHGHRLMRDELFLPFVGVTSFQTLDEALHMANDCIYGLTAGVFSRKPEDVETFMDRAEAGVLYANRRTGATTGAWPGVQSFCGWKASGGSGKGGCGPYYVSQFMREQSQTRMG; encoded by the coding sequence ATGAGCTTTCGCATCACCTATTCCGTCCTCGATGCCGACCTGTCGCAACTGCACGCGGAGTTCGACAAGGCCCTCTCGGCCGTGCGCGGAAAGCTGGGCGCCGAGCACCCCTCGTTCATCTCCGGCGAGCCCTGGCGGGGAGGAGACCTGCTGGACAGCCGCAACCCGGCCAACCAGGAGCTGCTCGGCCGCTTCCACCGCACGCCCCTGTCCGAGGTGGACCGGGTGGTGCGCGTGTCGCGCGAGGCGCAGAAGAAGTGGGGCGCCACGCCCTGGCAGGAGCGCGCGCGCATCCTCAAGCGCGCCGCGGACCTCATCTCCGAGCGCCGCATGGAGCTGGCGGCCATCATGACGCTCGAGGTGGGCAAGACGCGGCTGGAGTCGCTCGGGGACGTGGAGGAATCCGCGGACCTGTTGCGCTACTACGCGGGCCAGCTCGAGGAGGCCCAGGGCTTCGTCAAGCCGCTGGCGCGGCTGTCGCCCAAGGAAGACACCCGGAGCGTGCTGCGGCCCTACGGCGTGTTCGTGGTCATCTCCCCCTTCAACTTCCCGCTCGCGCTCGCCGCGGGCATGAGCGCGGGCGTGCTGCTCGGGGGCAACACCGTCATCCTCAAGCCCAGCGAGGAGACGCCCTGGTGCGCCGAGGGCCTCTACCAGGCCCTGCATGACGCGGGGCTGCCCCGGGGCGTGTTCCAGCTCGTGCACGGCGAGGGCGAGTCCCTGGGCGCCGCGCTCGTGTCCCACCCGGGCATCGACGGCGTCAACTTCACCGGCAGCCAGCCGGTGGGCATGGAGATCCACCGGCGCCTCACCGCCCAGTCCGTGCGCCCCTGCTTCCTGGAGCTGGGCGGGAAGAACCCGGCCATCGTCTGCCGCGACGCGGACCTGGAGGCGGCCATCGAGGGGTGCTACCGCTCGGGGTTCGGACTCTCCGGCCAGAAGTGCAGCGCCCTGTCGCGCATCTACGTGCACGAGGACCTCAAGCGCGACTTCATCGCGGGGCTGGCGGAGAAGGCGCGCGCCACCCGTGCGGCCGACCCGAGCCTCGCCTCCACCTACCTGGGCCCGGTCATCAACGACGCCGCGGTGAAGCGCTTCGAGCGCGCGGTGGCCGAGGCCCGCCAGGGCGGCACCGTGCACGCGGGCGGAGGCCGGCCCCAGCTGGAGGGAGCACTCGCCCAGGGCCACTTCGTGGAGGCCACCGTGGTGGAGGTGCCCCACGGCCACCGGCTGATGCGCGACGAGCTCTTCCTGCCCTTCGTGGGCGTCACGAGCTTCCAGACGCTCGACGAGGCGCTCCACATGGCCAATGACTGCATCTATGGCCTCACCGCCGGCGTCTTCAGCCGCAAGCCCGAGGACGTGGAAACCTTCATGGATCGCGCCGAGGCGGGCGTGCTCTATGCCAACCGCCGCACCGGCGCCACCACGGGCGCCTGGCCCGGCGTGCAGTCCTTCTGCGGTTGGAAGGCCAGCGGCGGCTCCGGCAAGGGCGGCTGCGGTCCCTATTACGTCTCGCAATTCATGCGCGAGCAATCCCAGACCCGGATGGGCTGA
- a CDS encoding AHH domain-containing protein yields MEELKKDKQQRDKEAEDCPPVIAHRRRLRGFHKYRTAAYIHDQGKLSKIGRDHYTKRPDYGKDALDAALASGLIRQTTYDTLSDDKKWKDAMAFPREGSPSKYSKDSKRFVLSNVNQHKTEKDNFYLTGSWYPYQWTAHHLIPHELLSEKNLGDKEYELLQQSGYDVNNGHNGIIAPACSWAVPMHQIVQHKGNHNAYTEFVKREIASVKSSLKTLADQVRQQTPPKDHKTVLADILDELTKKEQVLWNRLLKISAAVVPEVLRGSPTTRPFVSFKRGKSLFPFGVLS; encoded by the coding sequence ATGGAGGAGCTGAAGAAGGACAAGCAGCAGCGGGACAAGGAGGCCGAGGACTGCCCTCCTGTCATCGCCCACCGACGTCGGCTGCGCGGCTTCCACAAGTACCGGACGGCGGCCTACATCCACGACCAGGGCAAGCTGAGCAAGATCGGGCGTGACCACTACACGAAGCGGCCCGACTACGGGAAGGATGCGCTGGACGCCGCACTGGCCTCGGGCCTCATCCGCCAGACGACGTACGACACCCTGAGCGACGACAAGAAGTGGAAGGACGCGATGGCGTTTCCCCGTGAGGGCTCGCCGTCGAAGTACAGCAAGGACAGCAAGCGCTTCGTGCTCAGCAACGTCAACCAGCACAAGACCGAGAAAGACAACTTCTACCTGACCGGCTCCTGGTATCCCTACCAGTGGACCGCCCACCACCTCATCCCGCACGAGCTGCTCTCGGAGAAGAACCTCGGAGACAAGGAGTACGAGTTGCTCCAGCAGTCGGGCTACGACGTCAACAACGGACACAATGGCATCATCGCTCCGGCCTGCTCCTGGGCCGTGCCCATGCACCAGATCGTCCAACACAAGGGCAACCACAACGCGTACACCGAGTTTGTGAAGAGGGAGATTGCCTCGGTGAAGAGTTCCCTCAAGACGCTGGCGGATCAGGTCCGGCAGCAGACGCCCCCCAAGGATCACAAGACGGTGCTCGCGGATATACTGGACGAGCTGACCAAGAAGGAGCAGGTGCTCTGGAACCGTCTCCTGAAGATCAGCGCGGCGGTCGTCCCGGAAGTCCTACGGGGGAGCCCGACCACACGGCCCTTCGTCTCCTTCAAGCGGGGCAAGTCCCTCTTTCCCTTTGGAGTGCTGAGCTGA
- a CDS encoding AHH domain-containing protein gives MSKPKKSDNFTKQPLGTGESNIFNPDLSAKPGLFPELDDVDYPAKLMEELKKDQQQRDKEAEDCPPVIAHRRRLRGFHKYRTAAYIHDQGKLSKNGRDHYTKRPDYGKEVLDAALASRLISQKSHDTLSDDKKWKDSMAFPREGSPSKYNKDAKRFVLSNVNQHKTEKDNFYLTGSWYPYQWTAHHLIPHELLSEKNLGDKEYELLQQSGYDVNNGHNGIVAPACAWAVPMHQIVQHKGNHSAYTQFVEKQIASVVKSLKTLADQVKQQTPPKDHKTVLADVLEQLTKKEQVLFNRILAISAAVVPEALKGAQRAGPFVSFARGKSLFPFGVLS, from the coding sequence GTGAGCAAGCCGAAGAAGAGCGACAACTTCACCAAGCAGCCCCTGGGCACCGGTGAGAGCAACATCTTCAACCCGGACCTGTCAGCCAAGCCGGGGCTCTTTCCCGAACTGGACGATGTGGACTACCCGGCGAAGCTCATGGAGGAGCTGAAGAAGGACCAACAGCAGCGGGACAAGGAGGCCGAGGACTGCCCTCCCGTCATCGCCCACCGGCGCCGGCTGCGCGGCTTCCACAAGTACCGGACGGCGGCCTACATCCACGATCAGGGCAAGCTGAGCAAGAACGGGCGCGACCACTACACGAAGCGGCCCGACTACGGGAAGGAAGTGCTGGACGCTGCGCTGGCCTCGCGCCTCATCAGCCAGAAGTCGCACGACACGCTGAGCGACGACAAGAAGTGGAAGGACTCGATGGCGTTCCCCCGTGAGGGCTCGCCGTCGAAGTACAACAAGGACGCCAAGCGCTTCGTGCTCAGCAACGTCAACCAGCACAAGACGGAGAAGGACAACTTCTACCTGACCGGCTCCTGGTATCCTTACCAGTGGACCGCCCACCACCTCATTCCGCACGAGCTGCTCTCGGAGAAGAACCTCGGAGACAAGGAGTACGAGCTGCTCCAGCAGTCGGGCTACGACGTCAACAACGGGCACAATGGCATCGTCGCCCCGGCCTGTGCCTGGGCCGTGCCCATGCACCAGATCGTCCAGCACAAGGGCAACCACAGCGCGTATACCCAGTTCGTGGAGAAGCAGATCGCCTCGGTGGTGAAGTCCCTCAAGACGCTGGCCGACCAGGTCAAGCAGCAGACGCCCCCCAAGGACCACAAGACGGTGCTTGCGGACGTCCTCGAGCAGTTGACCAAGAAGGAGCAGGTGCTCTTCAACCGCATCCTGGCGATCAGCGCGGCGGTCGTCCCGGAGGCCCTGAAGGGGGCCCAGCGCGCGGGGCCCTTCGTCTCCTTCGCGCGAGGCAAGTCCCTCTTTCCCTTTGGAGTGCTGAGCTGA
- a CDS encoding imm11 family protein, which produces MAGNDYWVLKTDYTSVVIEELPPGGPEAFILDRGERVAELFPPEPTVRFSEDHPTRRKVCDFMSTIFGSHIVSAKVKRILEEQGADDCEFIPLTILNHKGKVASKEHFLLNVLGHVEAVDMERSQVVMNSILKDRIGNFEQLVLNRDAIPPNAVIFRLSRKRDEFLVNQAAYEALTKEEVTGLKCFRADGWDGMDIY; this is translated from the coding sequence ATGGCAGGCAACGACTACTGGGTCCTGAAGACCGACTACACCAGCGTCGTCATCGAGGAGTTGCCGCCGGGTGGGCCGGAGGCCTTCATCCTGGACCGTGGCGAGCGCGTGGCGGAGTTGTTCCCGCCCGAGCCCACCGTGCGCTTTTCGGAGGACCACCCCACGCGGCGCAAGGTCTGCGACTTCATGTCCACCATCTTCGGCTCCCACATCGTGTCCGCCAAGGTGAAGCGCATCCTGGAGGAGCAGGGCGCGGACGACTGTGAGTTCATCCCGCTGACCATCCTCAACCACAAGGGCAAGGTGGCCAGCAAGGAGCACTTCCTGCTCAACGTGCTGGGTCACGTGGAGGCCGTGGACATGGAGCGCTCCCAGGTGGTGATGAACTCCATCCTGAAGGACCGCATCGGCAACTTCGAGCAACTGGTGCTCAATCGGGACGCCATCCCGCCCAACGCGGTCATCTTCCGGCTCTCGCGCAAGCGCGACGAGTTCCTCGTCAACCAGGCCGCGTACGAGGCCCTGACGAAGGAGGAGGTCACCGGCCTCAAGTGCTTCCGGGCGGACGGCTGGGACGGGATGGACATCTACTAG
- a CDS encoding imm11 family protein codes for MAGNDYWVLKTDYTSAVIKKLPLDGPEAHILDRGEPAAALFPLGATVRFSEDYPTMRKVCDFMSTIFGTHIVSAKVKRILEAQGADNCEFIPLTILDHKGKVASKEHFLLQVLGHVEAVDMERSQVVMNSILKDQIDNFELLVLNRDAIPPNAVIFRLSRKRDEFLVNQSTYEALTKEGITGLKCFRADGWDGMDIY; via the coding sequence ATGGCAGGCAATGACTACTGGGTCCTGAAGACCGACTACACCAGCGCCGTCATCAAAAAGCTGCCGCTGGACGGGCCGGAGGCCCACATCCTGGACCGGGGCGAGCCCGCGGCGGCGCTGTTCCCTCTTGGGGCCACCGTGCGCTTCTCGGAGGACTACCCCACAATGCGCAAGGTCTGCGACTTCATGTCCACCATCTTCGGGACCCACATCGTGTCCGCCAAGGTGAAGCGCATCCTGGAGGCGCAGGGCGCGGACAACTGCGAGTTCATCCCCCTGACCATCCTCGACCATAAGGGCAAGGTGGCCAGCAAGGAGCACTTCCTGCTCCAGGTGCTGGGCCACGTGGAGGCCGTGGACATGGAGCGCTCCCAGGTGGTGATGAACTCCATCCTGAAGGACCAGATCGACAACTTCGAACTCCTGGTGCTCAATCGGGACGCCATTCCCCCCAACGCGGTCATCTTCCGGCTCTCGCGCAAGCGCGACGAGTTCCTCGTCAACCAGTCCACGTACGAGGCCCTGACGAAGGAGGGGATCACCGGCCTCAAGTGCTTCCGGGCGGACGGCTGGGACGGGATGGACATCTACTAG
- a CDS encoding CoA-transferase subunit beta, with the protein MATETQTGASASERMAYRASQELHDGNVVFVGIGLPNLACNLARATHAPGLFMIYESGAVGAIPERLPVSIGDPSLVTDSLAVVSQADIFQCLLQRGHIEVGFLGGAQVDKWGNINTTVIGDYANPKVRLPGSGGACEIAVHARRLLIIMRMSKRTFVERCDFVTSPGHRMNGKSRAELGMPGGGPTCLITDLGVMTFDTTGEAVLTEVYPGVTPEAVQAACGWKLKVADTLKTASVPDDATLRLLRERLDPQRLYL; encoded by the coding sequence ATGGCTACTGAAACCCAGACAGGCGCCAGCGCGTCCGAGCGCATGGCCTACCGGGCCTCGCAGGAGCTGCACGACGGCAACGTGGTCTTCGTGGGCATCGGCCTGCCCAACCTGGCCTGCAACCTCGCGCGGGCCACGCACGCCCCGGGCCTGTTCATGATCTACGAGTCCGGCGCCGTGGGGGCCATCCCCGAGCGGCTGCCGGTGTCCATCGGGGACCCCTCCCTGGTGACGGACTCGCTCGCGGTGGTGAGCCAGGCGGACATCTTCCAGTGCCTGCTTCAGCGCGGGCACATCGAGGTGGGCTTCCTCGGCGGCGCCCAGGTGGACAAGTGGGGCAACATCAACACCACGGTCATCGGCGACTACGCCAACCCCAAGGTGCGCCTGCCCGGCAGCGGCGGCGCGTGTGAAATTGCCGTCCACGCCCGGCGGCTGCTCATCATCATGCGCATGAGCAAGCGCACCTTCGTGGAGCGCTGCGACTTCGTGACGAGCCCCGGCCATCGCATGAATGGCAAGAGCCGCGCGGAGCTGGGCATGCCCGGAGGGGGGCCGACCTGCCTCATCACCGACCTGGGCGTGATGACGTTCGACACCACGGGCGAGGCGGTGCTCACCGAGGTGTACCCGGGCGTCACCCCGGAAGCGGTCCAGGCCGCCTGTGGTTGGAAGCTGAAGGTGGCGGACACGCTGAAGACGGCGTCCGTCCCCGATGACGCGACGTTGCGGCTGCTGCGCGAGCGGCTCGATCCGCAGCGGCTGTACCTCTAG
- a CDS encoding TIGR02270 family protein, producing MAYPEVTPHWELYEVHLDEAEYLGTQWENALTAPDRYLVHVAQREARLLAHVDALALGGGELSRRYLLPALAAEETPRVSATALALLQQEGTAGRDAVLAALTEGPPEALPGLQRALELCGREDVLPGLTALLTPDTASAVTAVALEVHAAHGCLPSVALESWLAHPEPAVVAAACRVLPFTGTALTAPVQRRWAQALESSEPLIRDAALASGAVLGQRVAWTRCRQVVEASGASGRLPLLLLALGGNTREQALLMELLGEPRARADAVWALGHGGRPEAADACLRLLEDGDAHVARLATEAFVAITGFPLEDAHLLAEEEPPEDESPDAPLLLDVEKTLPRAAPEAVRDWWARQREQRRFAPGTRYLAGVPFSATALLQSFATVPARRWSALALELAIRSRGRHIVSARDFSFRRHRRLATVHGFAPRGEQPFSSLLDS from the coding sequence ATGGCGTACCCGGAGGTGACTCCCCACTGGGAACTGTACGAGGTCCACCTCGACGAGGCGGAGTACCTCGGAACCCAATGGGAGAACGCGCTCACGGCACCGGACCGGTACCTGGTCCACGTGGCGCAGCGCGAGGCGCGACTGCTGGCGCATGTGGATGCGCTGGCGCTCGGTGGAGGCGAGCTGTCCCGGCGCTACCTGCTGCCCGCCCTCGCGGCCGAAGAGACTCCCCGTGTCAGCGCCACCGCGCTCGCCCTGCTCCAACAGGAGGGCACCGCCGGGCGTGACGCCGTCCTGGCCGCGCTGACGGAAGGGCCGCCCGAGGCGCTGCCGGGCCTCCAGCGCGCGCTGGAGCTCTGTGGGCGCGAGGACGTGCTCCCGGGACTGACGGCGTTGCTCACGCCGGACACCGCTTCCGCCGTGACCGCCGTGGCGCTGGAGGTGCACGCGGCGCACGGGTGTCTTCCTTCCGTGGCGCTCGAGTCCTGGTTGGCGCACCCGGAGCCCGCCGTGGTGGCCGCGGCGTGCCGCGTGCTGCCCTTCACGGGCACCGCGCTCACCGCCCCCGTGCAGCGCCGGTGGGCCCAGGCGCTGGAGTCGTCCGAGCCGCTCATCCGCGATGCGGCCCTGGCATCCGGGGCGGTGCTCGGGCAGCGCGTCGCGTGGACGCGCTGCAGGCAAGTGGTGGAGGCCTCGGGGGCGTCGGGTCGCCTGCCGCTGCTGCTGCTGGCACTGGGGGGGAACACGCGGGAACAGGCGCTGCTCATGGAACTGCTCGGCGAGCCCCGTGCTCGCGCGGACGCTGTCTGGGCGCTGGGCCATGGTGGTCGGCCCGAGGCCGCGGACGCCTGCCTGAGGCTGCTGGAGGACGGGGACGCCCACGTGGCGCGGCTGGCCACGGAGGCGTTCGTCGCCATCACCGGCTTCCCCTTGGAGGACGCCCACTTGCTCGCGGAGGAGGAGCCCCCGGAGGACGAGTCCCCCGATGCTCCCCTCCTGCTGGATGTGGAGAAGACGCTGCCGCGAGCGGCTCCCGAGGCCGTGCGCGACTGGTGGGCTCGTCAGCGCGAGCAGCGGCGCTTCGCACCCGGGACGCGCTACCTCGCCGGTGTCCCCTTCTCCGCCACGGCGTTGCTCCAGTCCTTCGCCACGGTACCCGCGCGGCGCTGGTCCGCCCTGGCGTTGGAGCTGGCCATCCGGAGCCGTGGCCGCCACATCGTCTCCGCGCGCGACTTCAGCTTCCGACGCCACCGGCGGCTGGCGACGGTCCATGGCTTCGCTCCACGCGGGGAGCAGCCCTTCTCGTCCCTGCTGGATTCGTGA
- a CDS encoding CoA transferase subunit A, whose protein sequence is MSTTNKLCSMKEAISASVKNGSSLVIDGFTHLICFAAGHEIIRQGIKDLTAIRLTPDLVYDQLIEAGCVKKLVFSWAGNPGVGSLHALRRRGEASSPQRLELDEYSHFGLLSRFLAASAGLPFWPLNNYFGGDIAQANPAIKTVQCPYTGQTLATVPALHPDVAIIHCQRADVEGNAQVWGLLGSQKEVAFAARKVIVVAEQIVPTEVIRRDPNRTVVPGIIVSHVVHEPWGCHPSFVQGFYDRDNDFYVKWEDISRQPETYQAYLQEFVYGVKDRQEYLKKLESGLLDKLRAKPRMSEGVDYGY, encoded by the coding sequence ATGTCCACCACGAACAAGCTCTGCTCGATGAAGGAGGCCATCTCCGCCTCCGTCAAGAATGGCAGCTCCCTCGTCATCGACGGTTTCACCCACCTCATCTGCTTCGCGGCGGGACATGAGATCATCCGGCAGGGCATCAAGGACCTGACGGCCATCCGGCTCACGCCCGACCTCGTCTATGATCAGCTCATCGAGGCCGGGTGCGTGAAGAAGCTCGTCTTCAGTTGGGCGGGCAACCCGGGCGTGGGCAGTCTGCACGCGCTGCGCCGCCGGGGGGAGGCCAGCTCGCCCCAGCGCCTGGAGCTGGACGAGTACTCGCACTTCGGCCTGCTCTCGCGCTTCCTCGCCGCGAGCGCCGGCCTGCCCTTCTGGCCCCTCAACAACTACTTCGGCGGGGACATCGCCCAGGCCAACCCCGCCATCAAGACGGTGCAGTGCCCGTACACGGGCCAGACGCTCGCCACCGTCCCCGCGCTCCACCCCGACGTGGCCATCATCCACTGCCAGCGCGCGGACGTGGAGGGCAATGCCCAGGTGTGGGGCCTGCTCGGCTCGCAGAAGGAAGTGGCCTTCGCCGCGCGCAAGGTCATCGTCGTGGCCGAGCAGATCGTCCCCACCGAGGTCATCCGCCGGGATCCCAACCGCACCGTGGTCCCCGGCATCATCGTGAGCCACGTGGTGCACGAGCCCTGGGGCTGCCACCCGAGCTTCGTGCAAGGCTTCTACGATCGCGACAATGACTTCTACGTGAAGTGGGAGGATATTTCCCGCCAGCCGGAAACCTATCAGGCCTACCTCCAGGAGTTCGTCTACGGGGTCAAGGACAGACAGGAGTATTTGAAGAAGCTCGAGTCGGGCCTGCTCGACAAGCTCCGGGCGAAGCCGCGCATGAGCGAGGGGGTGGACTATGGCTACTGA
- a CDS encoding DUF6484 domain-containing protein → MSTRSNAPETGPGTHTLEPILGSREGWAAGIDSQGRLLVDFEDNPFGQPVPARLAVALDVQARQDAVASRQRVVLLFEKGDPRLPFLMALLHEPSPTPLLDALLEPNPIPPRLPAEARVDGRRVVLEGQDEVVLQCGEASITLRRNGKIVIQGVTVETRARGSHRIKAGTVDIN, encoded by the coding sequence ATGAGCACACGGTCAAACGCCCCGGAGACCGGCCCGGGTACCCACACGCTGGAGCCAATCCTTGGCAGCCGAGAGGGCTGGGCCGCCGGCATCGACTCGCAGGGCCGGTTGCTCGTGGACTTCGAGGACAACCCCTTCGGACAGCCTGTGCCCGCGAGATTGGCGGTGGCGCTCGATGTCCAGGCCCGGCAGGACGCCGTTGCGTCCCGCCAGCGGGTGGTGCTGCTTTTCGAGAAGGGGGACCCGCGCCTGCCTTTTCTCATGGCCCTGCTGCATGAGCCCAGCCCGACGCCGCTGCTGGATGCACTGCTGGAGCCGAATCCCATCCCCCCGCGCCTTCCAGCCGAAGCCCGTGTCGATGGGCGGCGGGTCGTCCTGGAGGGGCAAGACGAGGTCGTCCTCCAATGCGGCGAAGCCAGCATCACCCTGCGGCGCAACGGGAAGATAGTCATCCAGGGCGTCACGGTCGAGACGCGGGCCCGGGGCTCCCACCGAATCAAGGCGGGCACGGTCGACATCAACTGA
- a CDS encoding acetyl ornithine aminotransferase family protein, with protein MSNLYPEIKVAPPGPKAQAVIEQDKQFTSPSYIKEYPLVVDRGEGPWVYDVDGNRYLDFMAGIAVTSTGHAHPQVVRAIQESAARFLHICGTDFYYDSFAKLCARLASYLPGMGPKKVFLTNSGTEAVEGALKLARYHTRRQYVIAFKGGFHGRSYGAISLNSSKVAQKAFFGPLVPGVIHIPYAYPYRCPRGCAPNACDESCNCAQVLENDWFINHVDPREVAAVFIEPILGEGGYVVPPKSFLQELRRICDKHGILLVFDEIQSGIGRTGHMFAAEHFGVMPDIVLSAKGIASGMPLGAIIAKESVMTWPRGSHGSTYGGNPVCCAAALATLDVVDGLMENVRTTGDLLLKGLKDLQKRFPTLGDVRGVGLMVGAEFVHPQTREPASAYVGDLEQLAFQKGLLLLSCGKSTIRFAPPLVVGPHEVNVMLRILEECLTLLDDKHQMRAKPPLDEKI; from the coding sequence ATGAGCAATCTCTATCCCGAAATCAAGGTCGCGCCCCCGGGCCCCAAGGCCCAGGCCGTCATCGAGCAGGACAAACAATTCACCTCGCCTTCCTACATCAAGGAATACCCCCTGGTGGTGGACCGGGGCGAGGGGCCCTGGGTGTACGACGTGGATGGCAACCGGTACCTGGACTTCATGGCGGGCATCGCCGTGACGTCCACGGGCCATGCCCATCCCCAGGTCGTGCGCGCCATCCAGGAGTCCGCCGCGCGCTTCCTCCACATCTGCGGCACCGACTTCTATTACGACTCGTTCGCCAAGCTGTGCGCCAGGCTCGCCAGCTACCTGCCGGGCATGGGACCCAAGAAGGTCTTCCTGACCAACTCGGGCACCGAGGCCGTGGAGGGCGCGCTCAAGCTGGCGCGCTACCACACGCGCCGCCAGTACGTCATCGCCTTCAAGGGCGGCTTCCACGGCCGCAGCTACGGCGCGATTTCCCTCAATTCCTCCAAGGTGGCCCAGAAGGCCTTCTTCGGCCCCCTGGTGCCGGGCGTCATCCACATCCCCTACGCCTACCCGTACCGCTGTCCCCGCGGGTGCGCGCCCAATGCCTGTGACGAGTCGTGCAACTGCGCCCAGGTGCTGGAGAACGACTGGTTCATCAACCACGTGGACCCGCGCGAGGTCGCCGCCGTCTTCATCGAGCCCATCCTCGGCGAGGGCGGCTACGTGGTCCCCCCCAAGAGCTTCCTCCAGGAGCTGCGCCGCATCTGCGACAAGCACGGCATCCTGCTCGTCTTCGATGAGATCCAGTCCGGCATCGGCCGCACCGGCCACATGTTCGCCGCGGAGCACTTCGGGGTGATGCCCGACATCGTCCTGTCCGCCAAGGGCATCGCCTCGGGCATGCCCCTGGGCGCCATCATCGCCAAGGAGAGCGTGATGACCTGGCCCCGCGGCTCGCACGGCAGCACCTACGGCGGCAACCCCGTGTGCTGCGCCGCCGCGCTCGCCACGCTGGACGTGGTCGACGGCCTCATGGAGAACGTGCGCACCACGGGCGATCTCCTGCTCAAGGGCCTCAAGGATCTCCAGAAGCGCTTCCCCACCCTGGGCGACGTGCGCGGCGTGGGCCTCATGGTCGGCGCCGAGTTCGTCCACCCCCAGACGCGCGAGCCCGCGAGCGCCTACGTGGGCGATCTGGAACAGCTCGCCTTCCAGAAGGGCCTGCTCCTGCTGTCGTGTGGCAAGTCCACCATCCGCTTCGCCCCGCCGCTGGTCGTCGGCCCGCACGAGGTGAACGTGATGCTGCGCATCCTCGAGGAGTGCCTCACCCTCCTCGATGACAAACACCAGATGCGCGCCAAACCGCCGCTCGACGAGAAGATCTGA